One genomic region from Curtobacterium sp. 9128 encodes:
- the poxB gene encoding ubiquinone-dependent pyruvate dehydrogenase gives MPTVAENIVATLRKNDVERVYGLPGDSLNGFTDALRKDGSIRWEHVRHEEAAAFAASAEAALTGNIAVCAGSCGPGNLHLVNGLYDANRSRVPVLAIAAHIPTAEIGSGYFQETHPQELFRECSVYVEYVADPTQMPRLLEIAMREAIEKRGVAVLVIPGDVLLAEAVGTRETRIEATTPRIIPTEAELQRTAELLNGADKVTILAGAGVAGAHDEVVALAERLQAPIVHALRGKEHIEYDNPYDVGMTGLLGFASGYRAMEDADVVLMLGTDFPYQQFFPAKAKHVQVDVRGSQLGRRHPVDIGLVGTVKDTALALIPMLDGSKPTKHLQDALKHYRKTRERLDDLAVPAGKKKPLHPQYVARVLDQLAADDAVFIPDVGSPVVWASRYLTMNGGRRLIGSFVHGTMANAVPQAIGAQAAFPDRQVIALAGDGGLAMLLGELITIVQNKLPVKVVVFDNSSLNFVELEMKAAGFVTYGTELQNPDFAAVAEAVGIKGFRVDTSDEFEDAMAAALAHDGPALVSVKVDRQELSMPPAVTMEQAKGFTLYAIRTVMSGRGDELLDLASTNFRQLL, from the coding sequence ATGCCAACCGTTGCCGAGAACATCGTCGCCACCCTCCGCAAGAACGACGTCGAGCGGGTCTACGGCCTCCCAGGCGACTCCCTCAACGGGTTCACCGACGCGCTCCGCAAGGACGGCTCCATCCGGTGGGAGCACGTCCGGCACGAGGAGGCGGCCGCGTTCGCCGCGAGCGCCGAAGCCGCACTCACGGGGAACATCGCCGTGTGTGCCGGCAGCTGCGGCCCCGGCAACCTGCACCTCGTCAACGGCCTCTACGACGCGAACCGGTCCCGCGTTCCCGTCCTCGCGATCGCCGCACACATCCCGACCGCCGAGATCGGCTCCGGCTACTTCCAGGAGACGCACCCGCAGGAACTCTTCCGCGAGTGCTCCGTCTACGTCGAGTACGTCGCCGACCCGACGCAGATGCCCCGTCTGCTCGAGATCGCGATGCGCGAGGCGATCGAGAAGCGCGGCGTCGCCGTCCTCGTCATCCCGGGCGACGTGCTCCTCGCCGAGGCGGTCGGCACGCGCGAGACCCGCATCGAGGCCACCACGCCGCGCATCATCCCGACCGAGGCGGAGCTCCAGCGCACCGCCGAGCTCCTCAACGGCGCCGACAAGGTCACGATCCTGGCCGGCGCGGGCGTCGCCGGTGCCCACGACGAGGTCGTCGCCCTCGCCGAACGCCTGCAGGCACCGATCGTGCACGCGCTCCGCGGCAAGGAGCACATCGAGTACGACAACCCCTACGACGTCGGGATGACCGGGCTGCTCGGCTTCGCGTCCGGGTACCGCGCGATGGAGGACGCCGACGTCGTGCTGATGCTCGGCACCGACTTCCCGTACCAGCAGTTCTTCCCCGCCAAGGCGAAGCACGTGCAGGTCGACGTCCGCGGATCGCAGCTCGGCCGCCGGCACCCCGTCGACATCGGGCTCGTCGGGACGGTCAAGGACACGGCGCTCGCCCTCATCCCGATGCTCGACGGCTCGAAGCCGACGAAGCACCTGCAGGACGCGCTGAAGCACTACCGCAAGACCCGCGAGCGACTCGACGACCTCGCGGTCCCGGCCGGCAAGAAGAAGCCCCTGCACCCGCAGTACGTCGCGAGGGTGCTCGACCAGCTGGCGGCCGATGACGCCGTGTTCATCCCCGACGTCGGCTCCCCCGTCGTGTGGGCGTCGCGCTACCTCACGATGAACGGCGGTCGCCGGCTGATCGGCTCGTTCGTGCACGGCACGATGGCGAACGCGGTCCCGCAGGCGATCGGCGCGCAGGCGGCGTTCCCGGACCGGCAGGTGATCGCCCTCGCGGGCGACGGTGGCCTGGCGATGCTCCTCGGCGAGCTCATCACGATCGTGCAGAACAAGCTGCCGGTGAAGGTCGTCGTGTTCGACAACTCGTCGCTGAACTTCGTCGAGCTCGAGATGAAGGCCGCCGGGTTCGTCACGTACGGCACCGAGCTGCAGAACCCGGACTTCGCGGCGGTCGCAGAAGCGGTCGGCATCAAGGGCTTCCGCGTCGACACGTCCGACGAGTTCGAGGACGCGATGGCAGCAGCACTCGCCCACGACGGTCCGGCG